In Silene latifolia isolate original U9 population chromosome X, ASM4854445v1, whole genome shotgun sequence, the following proteins share a genomic window:
- the LOC141622154 gene encoding zinc finger protein GAI-ASSOCIATED FACTOR 1-like, with protein sequence MPAADVDDTTMSISATVSGDASVSSGGGDHFDASARPPPPKKKRNQPGMPDPDAEVIALSPKTLMATNRFVCEICNKGFQRDQNLQLHRRGHNLPWKLRQRSNKEVRKRVYVCPETTCVHNDPSRALGDLTGIKKHFCRKHGEKKWKCEKCSKKYAVQSDWKAHSKICGTREYKCDCGTLFSRRDSFITHRAFCDALAEESARKHPAASGNNKIDGNTKPSNSIASPSLPPPALPPPLPPPSPVLSPVLSLPPTPVSMPVPTMAQSATVGVSSIPPVQNSELIEESSPVLEEALPSPPVAIVSTGINGSYSSSSSCNSVSSGNTSSSVFASLFASSTAPSTSTLPSNPNPGYSDFIQTMGPPECPPRELPPPSSSEMISLCLATSHGSSIFAPAGQECRQYVAPAPQPAMSATALLQKAAQIGAAGGGSLLRGLGLMSSGPSSGPSETLPWAARQVKPENSPVTSGLGLGLHCDEGSGLKELMIGSSSMSNQPTLDFLGLMTSIGGGLDMSAASSYQGGEFSGNNLGGNS encoded by the exons ATGCCTGCTGCCGATGTTGACGATACCACCATGTCCATTTCCGCCACGGTTTCCGGCGACGCTAGTGTTTCTTCTGGCGGCGGCGATCATTTTGATGCCTCCGCCAGACCGCCTCCTCCCAAAAAGAAGCGTAATCAACCCGGCATGCCTG ATCCGGATGCGGAGGTGATAGCGTTGTCGCCAAAGACGCTAATGGCGACAAACAGATTCGTATGTGAGATATGTAACAAAGGGTTTCAAAGAGACCAAAATTTGCAGTTACACAGAAGAGGGCATAACTTGCCATGGAAGCTAAGGCAGAGATCGAATAAGGAAGTGAGGAAGAGAGTATACGTGTGTCCGGAAACAACTTGTGTGCACAATGATCCATCTAGAGCGTTGGGAGATTTAACAGGAATAAAGAAGCATTTCTGTAGGAAACACGGTGAAAAGAAGTGGAAATGTGAGAAATGTTCGAAGAAATACGCGGTTCAATCCGATTGGAAAGCTCATAGCAAGATTTGTGGGACTAGGGAGTATAAATGTGATTGTGGCACTCTTTTTTCAAG GAGGGATAGTTTTATTACTCATAGAGCATTCTGTGATGCTTTAGCTGAAGAAAGTGCAAGAAAACATCCTGCTGCTAGTGGTAATAACAAAATCGACGGAAATACCAAACCTTCCAATTCAATTGCATCTCCGTCACTCCCGCCACCAGCACTACCACCACCGCTACCACCACCGTCACCTGTACTGTCACCGGTTCTGTCTCTGCCACCGACACCCGTATCCATGCCAGTACCAACAATGGCTCAATCAGCCACTGTGGGAGTATCATCTATTCCACCAGTGCAAAATTCAG AGTTGATAGAAGAGTCAAGTCCAGTCTTAGAGGAAGCATTGCCATCACCGCCTGTTGCGATTGTTTCAACTGGCATAAATGGTAGCTATAGCAGCAGTAGCAGTTGCAATTCAGTCAGCAGTGGGAACACTAGCAGTAGTGTCTTTGCTAGCTTGTTTGCTTCTTCAACAGCACCGTCTACGTCTACCTTACCTTCAAACCCAAATCCCGGATATTCAGACTTCATCCAAACAATGGGCCCGCCCGAATGCCCACCCAGGGAACTCCCTCCACCTTCGTCGTCTGAAATGATATCCCTTTGCCTTGCTACAAGTCACGGGTCATCCATTTTCGCCCCTGCGGGTCAGGAATGCAGACAGTATGTAGCACCAGCCCCACAGCCAGCAATGTCAGCCACAGCCCTACTCCAGAAAGCTGCTCAGATTGGTGCAGCCGGTGGCGGATCGTTGCTTCGTGGACTTGGGCTTATGTCGTCAGGACCATCTTCTGGTCCCTCGGAGACTTTACCATGGGCTGCACGCCAAGTAAAGCCAGAGAACAGCCCCGTTACATCTGGACTTGGGTTAGGCCTTCACTGTGATGAAGGTTCGGGTTTGAAAGAGCTGATGATCGGAAGTTCATCCATGTCGAATCAGCCAACCCTCGATTTCCTCGGATTGATGACATCAATTGGTGGCGGCTTGGACATGTCAGCAGCATCCTCATATCAAGGCGGAGAATTCTCCGGGAACAATCTCGGAGGAAACTCATGA